In a genomic window of Quercus lobata isolate SW786 chromosome 4, ValleyOak3.0 Primary Assembly, whole genome shotgun sequence:
- the LOC115986659 gene encoding CTP synthase-like, translated as MKYILVTGGVVSGLGKGVTASSIGLLLIACGLRVTSIKIDPYLNTDAGTMSPFEHGEVFVLDDGGEVDLDLGNYERFLDVKLTRDNNITTGKIYQSVLEKERKGDYLGKTVQVVPHITDAIQEWIERVAKIPVDGQEGPADVCVIELGGTIGDIESMPFIEALGQFSYRVGPGNFCLIHVSLVPVLNVVGEQKTKPTQHSVRGLRGMGLTPNILACRSTKALDENVKGKLAQFCHVPAENIVTLYDVPNIWHIPLLLRDQKAHEAILKELNLLGVAREPALKEWTVRTKVSDMLHKPVRIAMVGKYTGLSDAYLSVLKALLHASVACCRKLVVDWVAAGELEDITAKEAPEVYKAAWDLLKGADGVLVPGGFGDRGVQGKILAAKYARENNVPYLGICLGMQIAVIEFARSVLGLHDADSTEFNTETTNPCVIFMPEGSKTHMGGTMRLGSRRTYFNVPDCISAKLYGNVGFVDERHRHRYEVNPNMISQLENAGLSFVGKDETGQRMEIIELPSHPYFVGVQFHPEFKSRPGKPSALFLGLIAAACKNLENFLHDNGHIRKSVTNGMSNGHSMVKTHINGGTIKSSNGPVHGVYSNGHGHGHNNGNGHGHSNGHGNGNGVHLE; from the exons atgaagtaTATATTGGTGACGGGTGGTGTAGTAAGCGGTCTTGGCAAAGGGGTCACTGCTAGTAGCATTGGACTTCTGCTTATAGCTTGTGGACTTCGTGTAACTTCAATTAAAATTG ATCCTTACCTGAACACCGATGCGGGAACCATGTCTCCTTTTGAGCATGGGGAGGTATTTGTCTTAGATGATGGCGGTGAG gtGGACCTTGACCTTGGAAACTATGAACGGTTTTTAGACGTTAAGTTAACCCGTGACAACAATATTACAACTGGAAAAATATATCAG TCTGTTCTTgagaaggagagaaaaggaGACTACCTTGGAAAGACTGTCCAG GTTGTTCCACACATTACAGATGCCATTCAAGAGTGGATAGAGCGTGTTGCAAAAATACCAGTGGATGGACAAGAAGGTCCAGCCGATGTTTGTGTCATTGAATTGGGTGGAACTATAG GTGACATTGAATCTATGCCATTCATTGAGGCGCTTGGCCAATTTTCATACCGTGTAG GCCCTGGTAATTTCTGCTTAATTCACGTCAGCCTCGTCCCTGTTCTCAATGTTGTTGGTGAGCAG aAAACAAAACCTACCCAGCATAGTGTTCGGGGACTCAGAGGAATGGGGTTGACACCAAATATTCTTGCTTGTCGTAGTACAAAG GCACTTGATGAGAATGTAAAGGGGAAACTTGCTCAATTTTGCCATGTGCCG GCAGAAAATATTGTCACTCTCTATGATGTTCCAAACATATGGCACATTCCCTTGCTATTAAGA GATCAGAAGGCACATGAAGCAATCCTGAAAGAGCTGAACCTTCTAGG TGTTGCTAGAGAGCCTGCTTTAAAGGAATGGACTGTGAGGACAAAAGTTTCTGACATGTTACACAAGCCT GTTAGAATTGCCATGGTTGGAAAATACACTGGCCTTTCAGATGCATACCTCTCTGTTTTAAAG GCTCTTTTGCATGCCTCTGTTGCTTGCTGCAGGAAGCTTGTTGTAGATTGGGTTGCAGCGGGAGAACTTGAAGACATTACTGCAAAAGAG GCCCCTGAAGTTTATAAGGCAGCATGGGATCTTTTGAAG GGTGCTGATGGTGTTCTTGTTCCAGGAGGGTTTGGTGATAGAGGAGTGCAAGGGAAAATTCTTGCAGCAAAATATGCTCGAGAGAATAATGTTCCATACCTAGGTATTTGTCTTGGGATGCAAATTGCTGTCATTGAGTTTGCACGATCTGTTCTTGGTTTGCATGATGCCGACAGTACTGAGTTTAATACTGAAACAACAAATCCTTGTGTAATATTTATGCCAGAG GGTTCAAAAACTCATATGGGAGGTACTATGCGTCTGGGATCAAGGAGGACTTACTTCAATGTTCCTGATTGCATATCTGCAAAGTT GTATGGGAATGTAGGTTTTGTTGATGAGCGACATCGGCATAGATATGAG GTCAATCCAAATATGATATCACAACTTGAAAATGCTGGTCTATCATTTGTTGGCAAAGATGAAACTGGTCAGCGCATGGAG ATTATTGAGTTGCCCAGTCATCCGTACTTTGTTGGTGTTCAGTTCCATCCTGAATTTAAGTCAAGACCTGGGAAACCGTCTGCACTGTTCTTAG GACTAATTGCAGCAGCATGTAAGAACTTGGAGAATTTTCTACATGATAATGGGCACATAAGAAAGTCAGTGACCAATGGGATGAGTAATGGACACTCAATGGTGAAAACCCACATAAATGGAGGCACAATTAAGTCTTCCAATGGTCCTGTACATGGTGTGTATAGCAATGGTCATGGTCATGGTCATAACAATGGTAATGGTCATGGTCATAGCAATGGTCATGGCAATGGTAATGGCGTGCACTTGGAATGA
- the LOC115986661 gene encoding protein SOMBRERO produces the protein MMSAAGNGQVTVPPGFRFHPTDEELLYYYLRKKVSYEAIDLDVIREVDLNKLEPWDLKEKCRIGSGPQNEWYFFSHKDKKYPTGTRTNRATTAGFWKATGRDKAIHHSNTKRIGMRKTLVFYTGRAPHGQKTDWIMHEYRLDDDNSEIQEDGWVVCRVFKKKNHNRGYQLPEVAEEEHLSSHMKASGSAPPLQEPKQNNIQALYDYTTFDGSMHLPQLFSPESVVVPPSFISPMSLNTTDIECSQNLLRLTTAGGCGLMQQERYNGDWSFLDKLLASHQTQMDHHHHHHHQHHQHPQTKCHPSSLQLADHVGTSTHHHQKFPFQYLGCETDILKFSK, from the exons atgatgTCTGCTGCGGGAAATGGACAAGTGACAGTTCCGCCAGGGTTCAGATTCCACCCAACAGATGAAGAGCTTCTCTACTATTATCTAAGGAAGAAGGTCTCCTATGAAGCCATCGACCTTGATGTTATTAGAGAGGTGGATCTAAACAAACTCGAGCCTTGGGACCTTAAAG AGAAATGTAGAATTGGATCAGGTCCTCAGAATGAGTGGTATTTCTTTAGCCACAAGGACAAGAAATATCCAACAGGAACTCGAACAAATCGGGCAACTACAGCTGGTTTTTGGAAGGCAACAGGGAGAGACAAGGCCATCCATCACAGCAACACTAAAAGGATTGGCATGAGGAAAACCCTTGTCTTCTACACTGGCCGTGCTCCTCATGGCCAAAAGACTGACTGGATCATGCATGAGTATCGCCTTGACGATGACAATTCCGAGATTCAG GAAGACGGCTGGGTTGTCTGTAGGGTAttcaagaagaagaatcatAATCGAGGTTACCAATTACCAGAAGTAGCTGAAGAAGAACACTTGAGTAGTCATATGAAGGCAAGTGGTTCTGCACCACCACTACAggagccaaaacaaaataatatacaaGCACTATATGATTATACGACCTTTGATGGCTCCATGCACCTCCCACAGTTGTTCAGTCCTGAGTCAGTAGTTGTTCCTCCATCCTTCATATCACCAATGTCTTTAAACACCACCGACATTGAGTGTTCTCAAAACTTGTTGAGGCTAACAACTGCAGGCGGTTGTGGACTTATGCAACAAGAGAGGTACAATGGTGACTGGTCTTTCTTGGACAAGCTCCTTGCATCACATCAGACTCAGATggaccatcatcatcatcatcatcatcagcatcATCAGCATCCCCAAACCAAATGCCACCCTTCATCTCTTCAACTTGCCGATCATGTGGGCACTTCAACTCATCATCATCAGAAATTCCCGTTTCAATACCTTGGCTGTGAGACtgacattttgaaattttccaaGTGA